In the Helicobacter typhlonius genome, one interval contains:
- the moaA gene encoding GTP 3',8-cyclase MoaA: protein MLIDSFHRKIDYMRVSVTKQCNFRCQYCMPDTPEDFIDESALPLPKMFEFIKIAIDNGIKKIRITGGEPLLRADLSAFIAQIYKYAPHIELTLTSNAFLLEKYAKDLKDAGLSRINISLDSLQNERIKLISKRDALPQILRGIHKAAALGLGIKLNMVPLQGINDDEIIDMLEFAATYGFGIRFIEFMENIHAKNGLKGLKKTEILSIINAKYPTQEERKECFGPAKLYSIIHADFSTNTSTQAPFSFGIISPHEDDFCASCNRIRLTSDGVICPCLYYQESVNLKDAIMQNDKENMQKLLELSVHNKPEKNQWEQEMTQKNHSTRAFYYTGG from the coding sequence ATGCTCATAGATTCCTTTCATCGCAAAATCGACTATATGCGCGTATCTGTTACCAAACAATGCAATTTCCGCTGCCAATATTGTATGCCTGATACTCCAGAAGATTTTATAGATGAAAGTGCGCTGCCTCTGCCTAAAATGTTTGAATTTATTAAAATCGCCATTGATAATGGCATAAAAAAAATCCGTATTACCGGTGGTGAGCCACTTTTGAGGGCAGATTTAAGCGCATTTATTGCTCAAATCTATAAATACGCTCCACATATTGAACTCACCCTTACAAGCAATGCTTTTTTACTTGAAAAATATGCTAAAGATTTAAAGGATGCAGGGCTTTCACGCATTAATATTTCTTTAGATTCTCTTCAAAATGAGCGCATAAAGCTTATTTCTAAACGCGATGCCTTGCCACAAATCCTAAGAGGTATTCACAAAGCAGCGGCTTTAGGACTTGGCATTAAACTCAATATGGTGCCACTTCAAGGCATAAATGATGATGAAATCATTGATATGCTTGAATTTGCTGCCACTTATGGCTTTGGTATTCGCTTCATTGAATTTATGGAAAATATCCACGCAAAAAATGGTTTAAAAGGCTTAAAGAAAACAGAGATTCTTAGCATTATCAATGCTAAATATCCTACACAAGAGGAAAGAAAAGAATGCTTTGGTCCTGCCAAACTTTATAGCATAATCCACGCGGATTTTTCTACAAATACTTCCACACAAGCACCCTTTAGTTTTGGCATTATCTCTCCACACGAAGATGATTTTTGTGCAAGCTGTAATCGTATCCGCCTTACAAGTGATGGCGTGATTTGTCCTTGCTTGTATTATCAAGAAAGCGTGAATCTTAAAGATGCCATTATGCAAAACGATAAAGAAAATATGCAAAAACTCTTGGAACTCTCCGTGCATAATAAGCCTGAAAAAAACCAATGGGAGCAGGAAATGACACAGAAAAACCACTCCACACGCGCATTTTACTACACAGGTGGATAA
- a CDS encoding DNA-methyltransferase, translating to MKHKSHSVLHSHNELGAKVLESSADSKKKLKAKSKQVSKACLPDKIPLNQIVQGNSIDLLKELPDSSIHLIFADPPYFMRVDGVLKRPEGSNFSGCDDSWDSVFKNNDDYKAFCEKWLKECYRILKPNGSIWVIGSMQCIYSIGGIMQDLGFWFINDVIWHKSNPTPNFHGTRLNNAHETLIWATKSKKSKYTFHYKTAKELNVDIVDFNKGERRQLGSVWKMPVCSGNERLKNNQGKKLHSTQKPQDLLYRIIAISSNINDIVLDPFGGTMTTAAMAKKLGRKYISFEQNPMYIEYGKNRVKSVSFEDNKIARATFDEKPLKVSLSELIQAGFLKINERVYLKKTSIYATLKREGKLAYKGHSYDIHTLAARLKQSKAQRLNGFMYWEVECEGNKRVVLDEIREQYRLQNSQNNI from the coding sequence ATGAAGCACAAATCGCATTCTGTGTTGCATTCGCACAATGAGTTAGGTGCTAAAGTTTTAGAATCTAGTGCAGATTCTAAGAAAAAACTTAAGGCAAAATCTAAGCAAGTTTCTAAAGCTTGTTTGCCTGATAAAATACCTCTTAATCAGATCGTGCAGGGTAACAGCATAGATTTATTGAAAGAATTGCCGGACTCTAGCATTCACCTTATCTTTGCTGACCCACCGTATTTTATGCGCGTAGATGGGGTGTTAAAGCGTCCTGAGGGGAGTAACTTTAGTGGTTGTGATGATTCGTGGGATAGTGTCTTTAAGAATAATGACGACTACAAAGCCTTTTGCGAGAAGTGGCTCAAGGAATGTTATAGAATCTTAAAGCCAAATGGGAGTATTTGGGTGATCGGCTCTATGCAGTGTATTTATAGCATTGGTGGGATTATGCAGGATTTGGGTTTTTGGTTTATCAATGATGTGATTTGGCATAAAAGTAATCCTACGCCTAATTTTCACGGCACAAGACTCAATAATGCGCACGAAACGCTTATTTGGGCGACAAAGAGTAAAAAAAGTAAATACACTTTTCATTATAAAACTGCGAAAGAGCTTAATGTTGATATTGTAGATTTTAATAAAGGAGAGCGGAGACAGTTAGGAAGTGTGTGGAAAATGCCTGTGTGTAGTGGAAATGAGCGACTTAAGAATAATCAAGGGAAAAAGCTTCATAGCACACAAAAACCACAAGACTTGCTGTATAGAATCATTGCTATTAGTTCCAACATAAATGATATTGTGCTTGACCCTTTTGGAGGCACAATGACTACGGCAGCTATGGCGAAAAAGCTTGGGCGAAAATATATAAGCTTTGAGCAAAATCCTATGTATATTGAATATGGTAAGAATCGCGTTAAAAGTGTTAGTTTTGAGGATAATAAAATCGCACGAGCAACATTTGATGAAAAGCCTTTAAAAGTCAGTTTAAGCGAGCTTATACAAGCAGGATTTTTGAAAATTAATGAAAGAGTGTATTTGAAAAAAACTTCTATTTATGCAACTTTAAAAAGGGAGGGGAAGTTAGCATATAAAGGGCACTCTTATGATATTCATACTCTTGCAGCACGGCTTAAACAAAGCAAAGCACAAAGGCTTAATGGCTTTATGTATTGGGAAGTGGAATGTGAGGGCAACAAACGCGTTGTGTTAGATGAGATACGAGAGCAATACAGGTTGCAAAATTCGCAAAACAATATATAA
- the mobA gene encoding molybdenum cofactor guanylyltransferase MobA — translation MQKIMIPCVILAGGKSSRLGEDKTQVAFGEENLSQWVFTRLSKICEKVYISTKDRKKFAFDAPFLIERSRIYAPIIGMINAFEKLKAQEILFVSVDTPFVRGETLRQLVDSNAPITYAQSEDKAHYLISKWHISLLDTLVWARKSKIYTIYQIIETHQHKSVSASNEECFNINTQEDYARALEFLRLGV, via the coding sequence ATGCAAAAAATAATGATTCCGTGCGTGATTTTAGCGGGGGGCAAAAGTTCGCGTTTGGGAGAGGATAAAACACAAGTTGCTTTTGGAGAAGAGAATCTAAGTCAGTGGGTATTTACGCGCTTAAGTAAAATATGTGAAAAAGTATATATCAGCACCAAAGACAGAAAGAAATTCGCTTTTGATGCCCCATTTTTAATTGAAAGAAGTCGCATTTATGCACCTATCATAGGAATGATAAATGCCTTTGAGAAGCTTAAAGCCCAAGAAATACTTTTTGTGAGCGTAGATACACCTTTTGTGCGTGGAGAAACTTTGCGTCAGCTTGTGGATTCAAATGCACCTATTACTTATGCACAAAGCGAGGACAAGGCACACTATCTTATTTCAAAATGGCATATTTCTTTGCTTGATACGCTTGTTTGGGCGCGTAAATCTAAAATTTATACCATTTATCAAATTATAGAAACTCATCAGCATAAAAGTGTGTCTGCCTCTAATGAAGAATGCTTTAATATCAATACACAAGAGGATTATGCACGCGCTTTAGAGTTTTTGAGATTGGGAGTGTAG
- the flhB gene encoding flagellar biosynthesis protein FlhB, with amino-acid sequence MADDEEKTQAPSAHKIQKAREEGNVGKSPEFAGFFILLVGLGLMFLLIPFWVSSAEKIFLHISALMNLDVDSRILGNLMLGIILEVFIMLAPLFIALMATGVIANIAQFGFLLSPKAIKPKLSKINPISGFKNVISLKKLLDGFMITFKVFVAFIIGFAVFVSFFDELPSVSMGGLYAQILWFREKALMLIGVLLVLFFIMAVSDYLIKKYQYTKSLKMSIKEVKDEYKQYEQSPEIKAKIRRMQQKLAQSRMMQEIPSASVVITNPTHYAVALRYTQKEYERKMAPVVVAKGIDELAIRIKAVAREYGIRIVENPPLARAIYKQLDLNQTIPPELFGAVVQVLGEVARLDALEGKDSLSKLINTINSKSAQST; translated from the coding sequence ATGGCAGATGATGAGGAGAAGACCCAAGCCCCGAGCGCACATAAGATTCAAAAAGCGAGAGAAGAGGGCAATGTAGGCAAAAGTCCGGAATTTGCGGGATTTTTTATCCTGCTTGTCGGGCTTGGGTTGATGTTTTTGCTTATACCCTTTTGGGTGAGTAGTGCCGAAAAGATTTTCTTGCATATTAGTGCGCTTATGAATCTTGATGTGGATAGTCGTATTCTTGGGAATTTGATGCTAGGCATTATACTTGAAGTGTTTATTATGCTCGCCCCGCTTTTTATCGCACTAATGGCTACAGGCGTGATTGCCAATATTGCGCAGTTTGGATTTTTGCTCTCCCCTAAAGCCATTAAGCCAAAACTTTCAAAGATTAATCCTATAAGTGGATTCAAAAATGTGATTTCGCTCAAAAAACTGCTCGATGGCTTTATGATTACCTTTAAGGTTTTTGTGGCTTTTATCATTGGCTTCGCGGTGTTTGTGAGCTTCTTTGATGAATTACCAAGTGTCTCTATGGGAGGGCTTTACGCGCAGATTCTGTGGTTTAGAGAAAAGGCATTAATGCTTATTGGTGTGCTTTTGGTGTTATTTTTTATTATGGCGGTGAGTGATTATCTCATCAAAAAATATCAATACACAAAAAGCCTTAAAATGAGCATCAAAGAAGTCAAAGATGAATATAAGCAATACGAGCAAAGCCCGGAGATTAAGGCAAAGATTCGAAGAATGCAGCAAAAACTTGCCCAAAGTCGTATGATGCAAGAAATCCCCTCTGCTTCTGTGGTGATTACAAATCCTACGCATTATGCCGTGGCATTGCGATATACCCAAAAAGAATATGAGCGCAAAATGGCGCCTGTGGTGGTGGCAAAGGGCATAGATGAGCTTGCTATTCGTATTAAGGCTGTGGCGAGGGAATACGGGATTCGTATTGTTGAGAATCCGCCCCTTGCACGAGCCATTTATAAGCAGCTTGATTTAAACCAAACAATCCCGCCCGAACTCTTTGGCGCGGTGGTGCAGGTGCTTGGCGAGGTGGCACGACTCGATGCGCTTGAAGGAAAAGATAGCTTGAGTAAGCTGATTAATACAATCAACAGCAAAAGTGCGCAAAGCACATAG
- a CDS encoding M23 family metallopeptidase, whose amino-acid sequence MENRRLMIMGVLVALLVAVGVISFSLVFFENKAPTLTSDTPTHWNLDDDIFVEFSDESGIRNYRVQMIFDGEILLDEKEVILNKPKSVKIQLPRSPTILKNGTSIQYKLFVTDWSNSHFFSGNTAEVDLHLIVDTTPPVVKNIAQSFQIVRGGSAVIAVQVKDMDLDKVSINNGTDEFRLFKYASDDIYVGVIAWPLKNKFFVAQVVATDKAGNTTKHTIPITRNINVPYYQSNINVKEDFLNGKLNELIAQIDKKHLRDFSSDVERFVFFNEGVRAEDESRILKASNSVSDSSYIDEDFRAFVPLRGSRVVGSFGDYRIYFLNKEKISEAVHLGIDVASVKNAPIIASNRGVVLLKSYLGLYGNTLLLYHGFGVSSIYAHMHESSLEVSDEVSIGQQLGKTGQTGWAFGDHLHFGILIQGHFVRLNEWIDQKWVDENVVNVLKKAREFTQNTNALR is encoded by the coding sequence ATGGAAAATAGGCGACTAATGATTATGGGTGTGCTTGTAGCGCTTCTTGTGGCGGTGGGTGTGATTAGCTTTAGCTTAGTATTTTTTGAAAACAAAGCCCCAACACTCACGAGTGATACGCCCACACATTGGAATCTTGATGATGATATATTTGTTGAATTTAGCGACGAGAGTGGCATACGCAATTATCGTGTGCAGATGATTTTTGATGGCGAGATTTTGCTTGATGAAAAAGAAGTAATTTTAAATAAGCCAAAGTCCGTAAAGATTCAGTTACCTCGCTCTCCCACGATATTAAAAAATGGCACGAGCATTCAATACAAACTATTCGTAACCGACTGGAGTAACTCACATTTTTTTAGCGGCAATACCGCGGAGGTGGATTTACATTTGATTGTGGATACAACTCCACCTGTGGTAAAAAATATTGCGCAGTCTTTTCAAATCGTGCGTGGAGGGAGCGCGGTCATAGCAGTGCAAGTCAAAGATATGGATTTGGATAAGGTTTCAATCAATAATGGCACTGATGAATTTAGGCTCTTTAAATATGCGAGTGATGACATTTATGTGGGTGTCATTGCGTGGCCTCTCAAAAATAAATTTTTTGTTGCACAAGTTGTAGCCACGGACAAAGCGGGAAATACAACAAAGCATACTATTCCCATCACGCGCAACATCAATGTGCCTTACTATCAATCAAACATCAATGTCAAAGAGGATTTTTTGAATGGCAAACTCAATGAACTTATCGCGCAAATTGACAAAAAACATTTGAGGGATTTTAGTAGCGATGTGGAAAGATTTGTATTTTTTAACGAAGGAGTGCGCGCCGAAGATGAGAGTAGAATCCTCAAAGCAAGTAACTCTGTATCGGATTCAAGCTATATAGATGAGGATTTCCGCGCATTTGTGCCGCTTAGAGGCTCAAGGGTCGTTGGGAGTTTTGGGGATTATCGCATCTATTTTTTAAATAAAGAAAAAATAAGCGAGGCAGTGCATTTAGGTATTGATGTAGCGAGTGTGAAAAATGCGCCAATCATAGCGAGCAATAGAGGTGTGGTGCTGCTTAAAAGTTATCTAGGGCTTTATGGCAATACCTTGCTACTTTATCACGGATTTGGCGTTTCATCAATTTATGCGCATATGCACGAGAGTAGTTTAGAAGTAAGTGATGAGGTCAGCATAGGGCAGCAGCTTGGTAAGACAGGGCAAACCGGCTGGGCTTTTGGCGATCATTTGCATTTTGGAATCTTAATACAAGGGCATTTTGTGCGCCTCAATGAGTGGATTGATCAAAAGTGGGTTGATGAAAATGTGGTGAATGTGCTTAAAAAAGCGCGTGAATTTACGCAAAACACAAATGCGTTACGATAA
- a CDS encoding septum site-determining protein MinC, with protein MKTKQRKVALFEFVEAADTKECIDFITKYLPLLRHHMLGFGWQIDKELQEFLESNNLSFAILSGEIPTRDNASYVALGTINANSTQERAQDSINGVANNTNNMMSADNVDSIKSESIPATFSGAFSRTLWISRIVRSGEEIYHNGDIVIESHINSGARVVAEGNLFLFGECRGSIEAHGDFIICSKILNPAVLFQDTIVSQEILHTINQSNALFKMIFKKGDNILVKEMI; from the coding sequence ATGAAAACAAAACAGCGCAAAGTCGCATTATTTGAGTTTGTAGAAGCAGCTGATACAAAAGAGTGTATTGACTTTATTACAAAATACTTACCATTGCTTAGGCATCATATGCTTGGCTTTGGGTGGCAAATTGATAAGGAATTGCAAGAATTTTTAGAATCTAACAATCTCTCTTTTGCGATTTTGAGTGGAGAAATACCCACGCGCGATAACGCCTCATATGTTGCGCTTGGAACAATAAATGCTAATTCTACACAAGAACGCGCACAGGATTCAATAAATGGCGTGGCAAACAACACGAACAATATGATGAGCGCGGATAATGTAGATTCTATCAAATCAGAATCTATCCCTGCTACATTTTCAGGCGCGTTCTCTCGCACATTATGGATTAGTCGTATCGTGCGAAGCGGAGAGGAGATATATCATAATGGCGATATTGTTATAGAATCCCACATTAACAGCGGTGCGCGTGTGGTGGCAGAGGGAAATTTATTTCTCTTTGGCGAGTGCAGGGGGAGCATAGAGGCGCATGGAGATTTTATCATTTGCTCTAAGATTCTAAATCCTGCCGTTTTGTTTCAGGATACGATTGTTAGCCAAGAAATTTTACACACGATTAACCAAAGCAACGCATTATTCAAAATGATTTTTAAAAAGGGCGATAATATATTGGTAAAGGAGATGATATGA